A single window of Scyliorhinus canicula unplaced genomic scaffold, sScyCan1.1, whole genome shotgun sequence DNA harbors:
- the LOC119959603 gene encoding gastrula zinc finger protein XlCGF8.2DB-like isoform X1 → MEKPWKCADCGMGFSYPSQLEIHRRSHTGERPFICYICGKGFTHSYNLLTHQRVHTEERPFTCPVCGKGFTRSSHIVTHQLVHTDKRPFTCPDCEKSFKCKKDLLTHHRIHTGERPFTCSLCGKGFIQSSHLQTHQLVHSDNKFFNCPDCEKRFQNKKDLLTHQYAHTGERPFTCSVCGKGFSRPSALLNHQRIHTGERPFSCSDCGKGFINSSKLLIHQQLHTGNRPFTCPECGKGFTRSYNLLTHQQVHNEGRPFTCSVCGKGFSQSSNLLTHQRVHSGARPFTCSKCGKEFSHLSYLLKHHHIHTGERLFTCNVCGKGFTQSSHLLTHQRVHTKPQSLDYTLIDAVNHVQH, encoded by the coding sequence atggagaaaccttggaaatgtgcggattgtgggatgggattcagttACCCATCACAACTGGAAATTCATcgtcgcagtcacactggggagagaccgttcatctgttacatttgtgggaagggattcacccattcatacaaccttctgacacaccagcgcgttcacactgaggagagaccattcacctgccctgtgtgtgggaagggatttactcggtCATCCCACATTGTGACTCAtcagcttgttcacactgataagagaccatttacatgtcctgactgtgagaagagttttaaatgtaaaaaggatctgctgacacatcatcgtattcacactggagagagaccatttacctgctccctgtgtgggaaaggattcattcagtcatcccacctgcagacacatcaacttGTTCATTCTGATAACAAATTTTTTAACtgtcctgactgtgagaagaggttTCAAAACAAAAAGGATTTACTAACACACCAAtatgctcacactggggagaggccattcacctgctcggtgtgtgggaaaggattcagccgTCCATCTGCCCTACTGaaccaccagagaattcacactggggagaggccattcagctgctctgactgtgggaaaggattcattaattcatccaaacttctgatacaccagcaacttcatacaggtaatagaccgttcacctgccctgaatgtgggaagggattcacacgttCATACAATCTTCTGACACATCAGCAGGTTCACAATGAGGggaggccgttcacttgctcagtgtgtgggaagggattcagtcagtcatccaacctgctgacacaccagcgagttcacagtggggcgaggccgttcacttgctccaaatgtgggaaggaattttctcatttatcttatcttctgaaacaccatcacattcacactggggagcggcTATTCACCTGTAatgtctgtgggaagggatttactcagtcatcccacctgctaacacaccagcgagttcacacgaaACCACAAAGTTTAGATTATACCCTTATTGATGCTGTTAATCATGTCCAGCACTGA
- the LOC119959603 gene encoding zinc finger protein 239-like isoform X3, giving the protein MEKPWKCADCGMGFSYPSQLEIHRRSHTGERPFICYICGKGFTHSYNLLTHQRVHTEERPFTCPVCGKGFTRSSHIVTHQLVHTDKRPFTCPDCEKSFKCKKDLLTHHRIHTGERPFTCSLCGKGFIQSSHLQTHQLVHSDNKFFNCPDCEKRFQNKKDLLTHQYAHTGERPFTCSVCGKGFSRPSALLNHQRIHTGERPFSCSDCGKGFINSSKLLIHQQLHTDFCLSQLNITCLELRKDNLGEDHTAGTELQPGHSPSGSH; this is encoded by the exons atggagaaaccttggaaatgtgcggattgtgggatgggattcagttACCCATCACAACTGGAAATTCATcgtcgcagtcacactggggagagaccgttcatctgttacatttgtgggaagggattcacccattcatacaaccttctgacacaccagcgcgttcacactgaggagagaccattcacctgccctgtgtgtgggaagggatttactcggtCATCCCACATTGTGACTCAtcagcttgttcacactgataagagaccatttacatgtcctgactgtgagaagagttttaaatgtaaaaaggatctgctgacacatcatcgtattcacactggagagagaccatttacctgctccctgtgtgggaaaggattcattcagtcatcccacctgcagacacatcaacttGTTCATTCTGATAACAAATTTTTTAACtgtcctgactgtgagaagaggttTCAAAACAAAAAGGATTTACTAACACACCAAtatgctcacactggggagaggccattcacctgctcggtgtgtgggaaaggattcagccgTCCATCTGCCCTACTGaaccaccagagaattcacactggggagaggccattcagctgctctgactgtgggaaaggattcattaattcatccaaacttctgatacaccagcaacttcatacag ATTTTTGTCTTTCCCAACTGAACATCACCTGTCTGGAactcagaaaggacaatctgggGGAGGATCACACGGCAGGAACAGAACTTCAGCCTGGACACAGTCCTTCAGGGTCACACTGA
- the LOC119959612 gene encoding zinc finger protein 229-like — protein MEKPWKCGDCGKGYRFPSELKLHRRSHTGERPFACPQCGKGFIDSSALQRHQRIHTGERPFICSQCGKGFISSSALRKHQRVHTGERPFICSPCGKGFRDLSNLRKHQRIHTGERPFTCSHCGEGFTQSSSLQTHQRVHTGEKPFTCSQCGQRFRASSALLKHQRIHTGERPFICSQCGKGFIDSPALQKHQRVHTGERPFICSQCGKGFIDSSILRKHQRIHTGERPFICSQCGKGFIDSSILRKHQR, from the coding sequence atggagaaaccatggaaatgtggggactgtgggaagggatacagattcCCATCTGAGCTGAAGCTTCATCGACGCAGTcatactggggaaaggccgtttgcctgccctcagtgtgggaagggattcattgattcatccgccctgcagagacatcagcgaattcacactggggagaggccgttcatctgctctcagtgtgggaagggattcatttctTCATCcgccctgcggaaacaccagcgagttcacactggggagaggccgttcatctgctctccgtgtgggaagggattccgtgatttatccaacctgcggaagcatcagcgaattcacactggtgagcgaccgttcacctgctctcactgtggggagggattcactcagtcatccagtctgcagacacaccagcgagttcacactggggagaagccattcacctgctctcagtgtgggcagagattcAGAGCTTCATCCGCCTTGctgaaacatcagcgaattcacactggggagaggccgttcatctgctctcagtgtgggaaggggttcattGATTCACCCgccctgcagaaacatcagcgagttcacactggggaaaggccattcatttgttctcaatgtgggaagggattcattgattcatccatcctgcggaaacatcagcgaattcacactggggagaggccgttcatctgctctcagtgtgggaagggattcattgattcatccatcctgcggaaacatcagcga